One window from the genome of Salmo salar chromosome ssa25, Ssal_v3.1, whole genome shotgun sequence encodes:
- the LOC106586502 gene encoding serine/arginine repetitive matrix protein 2 isoform X1, with amino-acid sequence MECAMDTRQEFHQQLETHAQTYSETLAASGDEAAESEHTLEETSAKEGSEMPHKKNKKHKKHKGKKKKKKRGKGERETSSESVPESDVEKPPVRTRAGLRSAGLVVSDAGADTKDEATKGLITADKPEVCDAKARKHKRHVGKKKKKRRRKGEEKQEKNSPLHSPSESESMSGTDSESEEKPAGTVVQAVPILSKAKQEERVSSLRLTLGQKEGSLKMCQTSDEHSADARGKTEEKAPPADREEQTVSVIKAEDSRSDRCFSHTQELPDIIPKQGGQREETNAGQRSKVNNHAPSRSRSQSLTDTKRARSSLSHSTSSKRSRSSRSRSQSPKRLSGLPVSSRGRSRSFSKSMTPKRKQSKSLKRTGSKSLSMSPRRGLKSHSLTPKRGHKSPLSPRRGSKSPLSPRRGRKSPRRGRKSPSLSPRRGRKSPSLSPRRGRKSPSLSPRRGRKSPSLSPRRGRKSPSLSPRRGRKSPSLSPRRGRKSPSLSPRRGRKSPSLSPRRGRKSPSLSPRRGRKSPSLSPRRGRKSPSLSPRRGRKSPSLSPRRGRKSPSLSPRRGRKSPSLSPRRRRKSPSLSPRRRRKSSPLSPRRGRKSSPLSPRWGRKSSPLSPRRGRKLSPSPRRGRRSESRPRGRVRRSRIRTPPPRRGRPSRSRSPVRLTRRSRSKSRRLRHSRSRRRGRRSKSSSPSHRKRSPPRTRRSRSPVRRGKRTRSRSVVILKRNRKGSLSKSPTGKNTKSRSRSCRKSSSPVQKILSRSPKRSRTKSRSPRRSKPSRSPSPCNRSRTPKSKSLKRNKCSLSKSPKRDISKSRSVLSDRQSESVSPERSRSRSAAKDLKSVKHTADKTVNDEAPTKPVGEAVAAAAAGPWKPFPWAAASSSIIQGKPVAGQADESSSEIPSEDHDSAAEYPKGARSPTSSSEEEPDEHAISRSVSPETVCADRRYRASSSKSSIKKASSLKQRQSSKSASPARKSHSPAGRKTSTSPSRRCSRSKSTSPSQSKSASRRRCSKSPSRKRKSVSPPARRKKRSKSRSPVRRRRSRSKSPARRRKSRSKSRAKHSKSRSPARRKRSKSTDRSKRLKSRSPGRRRRSGSRRRRPIMRNRSFDRRDRWKREPSHSPILILRKRRSTSRTRRSASKTPPRLTELDKDQLLEIAKANAAAMCAKAGVPIPESLRPKAILQLPLPNPAPTPLNLPLPLPLPLNMPGMGIPNMNMPNMNMPNMNMSNMAMSAAMASMKAATMTAALTNMAQMSNMPQMAPLPTITNKPPPSQAPQTTLPPLNLDHIEEVKRKVTQQANIYSIKELTEKCKMIAASKEEMAVAKPHVSDDEDEDRKPCGKSFLS; translated from the exons ATGGAGTGTGCGATGGACACTCGGCAAG AGTTTCACCAGCAACTGGAAACCCATGCCCAGACATACTCCGAAACTTTGGCGGCTa GTGGGGACGAGGCAGCAGAGAGTGAACACACTCTAGAGGAAACGTCTGCAAAAGAAGGAAGTGAGATGCCgcacaagaagaacaagaagcaCAAAAAACACAAgggcaaaaagaagaagaagaaacgcGGCAAGGGAGAGCGGGAGACCAGCTCAGAGTCGGTCCCAGAATCCGACGTAGAGAAGCCACCAGTCAGAACCAGAGCAGG CTTGAGGAGTGCTGGCCTAGTGGTTTCTGATGCAGGAGCAGATACAAAAGATGAGGCAACAAAGGGCTTGATCACAG CAGATAAACCTGAGGTATGTGATGCTAAAGCCAGAAAACACAAAAGACATGTTggaaaaaagaagaaaaagaggaggagaaaaggggAAGAGAAGCAGGAGAAGAACTCACCTTTACACTCCCCATCAGAGAGCGAATCTATGTCAGGGACAGATTCTGAGTCTGAGGAGAAGCCAGCTGGCACGGTTGTGCAAGCAGTTCCCATCCTGTCTAAAGCCAAACAAGAGGAAAGGGTGTCCTCCCTACGCCTAACTCTCGGCCAAAAAGAGGGATCTCTGAAAATGTGTCAAACCTCAGATGAGCACTCTGCGGATGCACGAGGAAAGACAGAAGAGAAGGCGCCCCCTgctgacagggaggaacagacagTCTCCGTCATAAAGGCAGAAGATTCACGGAGCGACAGGTGCTTCAGTCACACCCAGGAGCTTCCAGACATCATCCCCAAGCAAGGcggccagagagaggagacaaacgCAGGGCAGAGGTCAAAGGTGAATAACCATGCTCCGTCACGGTCAAGGTCACAGTCACTGACGGACACTAAAAGAGCCAGATCGAGTCTTAGTCATTCGACAAGCTCCAAGCGGTCCAGATCAAGCCGCAGTCGTTCACAAAGCCCCAAGCGATTGTCTGGTCTGCCTGTGTCTAGCAGGGGCAGGTCTCGATCCTTCTCAAAGAGCATGACTCCCAAGAGGAAGCAGTCTAAGTCCCTTAAAAGGACAGGATCTAAGTCCCTTTCTATGTCCCCTAGGAGAGGACTTAAGTCCCATTCTCTGACTCCTAAGAGAGGACACaagtctcctctgtcccctagaAGAGGAAGCAAGTCACCTTTGTCCCCCAGGAGAGGACGCAAGTCCCCCAGGAGAGGACGTAAGTCCCCTTCTCTGTCCCCCAGGAGAGGACGTAAGTCCCCTTCTCTGTCCCCCAGGAGAGGACGTAAGTCCCCTTCTCTGTCCCCCAGGAGAGGACGCAAGTCCCCTTCTCTGTCCCCCAGGAGAGGACGCAAGTCCCCTTCTCTGTCCCCCAGGAGAGGACGCAAGTCCCCTTCTCTGTCCCCCAGGAGAGGACGCAAGTCCCCTTCTCTGTCCCCCAGGAGAGGACGCAAGTCCCCTTCTCTGTCCCCCAGGAGAGGACGCAAGTCCCCTTCTCTGTCCCCCAGGAGAGGACGCAAGTCCCCTTCTCTGTCCCCCAGGAGAGGACGCAAGTCCCCTTCTCTGTCCCCCAGGAGAGGACGCAAGTCCCCTTCTCTGTCCCCCAGGAGAGGACGCAAGTCCCCTTCTCTGTCCCCCAGGAGAGGACGCAAGTCCCCTTCTCTGTCCCCCAGGAGAAGGCGCAAGTCCCCTTCTCTGTCCCCCAGGAGAAGGCGCAAGTCGTCTCCTTTGTCCCCCAGGAGGGGACGCAAGTCGTCTCCTTTGTCCCCCAGGTGGGGACGCAAGTCTTCTCCTTTGTCCCCTAGGAGGGGCCGCAAACTGTCTCCGTCTCCAAGACGAGGGCGGCGGTCTGAGTCCAGGCCTCGTGGTCGTGTCAGGAGGTCGAGGATCAGGACCCCTCCCCCTCGTCGTGGTAGACCCTCGAGGTCCCGCTCGCCTGTGAGGCTGACTCGCCGCTCACGCTCCAAATCTAGACGGCTCCGTCATTCCCGGTCCCGGAGAAGAGGTCGGCGCTCCAAGAGCAGCTCCCCGTCTCACAGGAAGAGGTCCCCCCCCAGGACACGACGGTCCCGGTCTCCAGTCAGGAGAGGCAAGCGTACTCGCTCCCGCTCTGTCGTGATCCTGAAGAGGAACAGGAAAGGCTCACTGTCCAAATCCCCAACCGGCAAGAACACCAAGTCCCGCTCCAGGAGCTGCAGGAAATCCAGTTCACCAGTACAGAAAATACTTTCTAGATCACCAAAGCGGAGCAGGACAAAGTCCAGATCCCCAAGACGCAGTAAACCATCAAGATCACCATCGCCATGTAACAGGTCTCGTACTCCTAAATCCAAATCCCTGAAAAGAAACAAGTGTTCACTGTCAAAATCGCCCAAAAGAGACATATCGAAATCCAGGTCTGTCTTAAGCGACAGGCAATCTGAGAGCGTATCCCCAGAACGCTCAAGATCCAGGTCTGCTGCCAAAGACCTGAAATCGGTCAAACATACTGCAGACAAGACTGTGAATGATGAAGCACCTACCAAGCCTGTTGGGGAGGCTgtagcagcagctgcagcagggCCCTGGAAGCCCTTCCCTTGGGCTGCAGCCTCCAGTTCTATCATACAGGGCAAGCCAGTGGCTGGGCAGGCTGACGAGAGCAGCTCTGAGATTCCATCTGAAGACCATGACTCCGCAGCAGAATATCCAAAGGGAGCAAGAAGCCCAACAAGCTCCTCTGAAGAAGAGCCAGATGAGCATGCTATCTCCAGGTCTGTTTCACCAGAGACCGTTTGTGCTGATCGTCGCTACAGGGCATCATCTTCTAAATCCTCCATCAAGAAGGCATCATCCTTGAAACAACGTCAGTCCTCAAAATCAGCATCTCCTGCCAGGAAGTCCCACTCACCTGCCGGCAGAAAGACGTCCACCTCTCCCTCACGGAGGTGCTCCCGGTCCAagtctacctctccctctcagtCCAAATCTGCCTCTAGAAGGAGGTGTTCCAAGTCCCCATCCAGGAAAAGGAAGTCTGTCTCCCCGCCTGCCAGACGGAAGAAGAGGTCCAAGTCCAGAAGTCCTGTCCGGCGCAGGAGATCACGCTCTAAGTCACCAGCACGGCGCAGGAAATCGCGTTCCAAGTCCAGGGCCAAGCACTCAAAGTCCCGCTCCCCGGCCAGAAGGAAGAGGTCCAAATCCACAGACAGGAGCAAACGCCTCAAGTCTCGCTCTCCAGGCCGGAGGAGAAGGTCCGGGTCGCGACGGCGCCGACCCATCATGCGAAATCGCTCGTTTGACCGCCGCGACCGATGGAAACGGGAACCAAGCCATTCACCCATCCTCATCCTCCGCAAGCGCCGGTCCACATCTCGAACCCGCCGCAGTGCCAGCAAGACCCCTCCTCGTCTCACTGAGCTGG ACAAAGACCAGCTCCTGGAGATAGCGAAGGCCAATGCAGCAGCCATGTGTGCTAAAGCAGGTGTGCCCATTCCAGAGAGTCTGAGACCCAAGGCCATCCTCCAGCTTCCCCTGCCCAACCCagccccaacccctctgaatctgcCTCTTCCCCTGCCCTTGCCTCTCAACATGCCCGGCATGGGAATTCCCAACATGAACATGCCCAACATGAACATGCCCAACATGAACATGTCCAATATGGCCATGAGTGCTGCCATGGCCAGTATGAAAGCTGCCACCATGACTGCAGCCCTCACCAACATGGCCCAGATGTCAAACATGCCCCAGATGGCTCCCCTCCCCACCATCACCAACAAGCCCCCTCCTAGCCAGGCTCCCCAAACAACCCTCCCCCCCCTCAACCTGGACCACATAGAGGAGGTGAAGAGGAAGGTGACTCAGCAGGCCAACATCTACAGCATCAAGGAGCTCACTGAG AAATGTAAGATGATAGCGGCAAGTAAAGAGGAGATGGCCGTAGCGAAGCCGCACGTGTCTGATGACGAGGATGAGGACAGGAAGCCCTGTGGCAAAAGCTTCTTAAGT TAA
- the LOC106586502 gene encoding serine/arginine repetitive matrix protein 1 isoform X3 has protein sequence MECAMDTRQEFHQQLETHAQTYSETLAASGDEAAESEHTLEETSAKEGSEMPHKKNKKHKKHKGKKKKKKRGKGERETSSESVPESDVEKPPVRTRAGLRSAGLVVSDAGADTKDEATKGLITADKPEVCDAKARKHKRHVGKKKKKRRRKGEEKQEKNSPLHSPSESESMSGTDSESEEKPAGTVVQAVPILSKAKQEERVSSLRLTLGQKEGSLKMCQTSDEHSADARGKTEEKAPPADREEQTVSVIKAEDSRSDRCFSHTQELPDIIPKQGGQREETNAGQRSKVNNHAPSRSRSQSLTDTKRARSSLSHSTSSKRSRSSRSRSQSPKRLSGLPVSSRGRSRSFSKSMTPKRKQSKSLKRTGSKSLSMSPRRGLKSPLSPRRGSKSPLSPRRGRKSPRRGRKSPSLSPRRGRKSPSLSPRRGRKSPSLSPRRGRKSPSLSPRRGRKSPSLSPRRGRKSPSLSPRRGRKSPSLSPRRGRKSPSLSPRRGRKSPSLSPRRGRKSPSLSPRRGRKSPSLSPRRGRKSPSLSPRRGRKSPSLSPRRGRKSPSLSPRRRRKSPSLSPRRRRKSSPLSPRRGRKSSPLSPRWGRKSSPLSPRRGRKLSPSPRRGRRSESRPRGRVRRSRIRTPPPRRGRPSRSRSPVRLTRRSRSKSRRLRHSRSRRRGRRSKSSSPSHRKRSPPRTRRSRSPVRRGKRTRSRSVVILKRNRKGSLSKSPTGKNTKSRSRSCRKSSSPVQKILSRSPKRSRTKSRSPRRSKPSRSPSPCNRSRTPKSKSLKRNKCSLSKSPKRDISKSRSVLSDRQSESVSPERSRSRSAAKDLKSVKHTADKTVNDEAPTKPVGEAVAAAAAGPWKPFPWAAASSSIIQGKPVAGQADESSSEIPSEDHDSAAEYPKGARSPTSSSEEEPDEHAISRSVSPETVCADRRYRASSSKSSIKKASSLKQRQSSKSASPARKSHSPAGRKTSTSPSRRCSRSKSTSPSQSKSASRRRCSKSPSRKRKSVSPPARRKKRSKSRSPVRRRRSRSKSPARRRKSRSKSRAKHSKSRSPARRKRSKSTDRSKRLKSRSPGRRRRSGSRRRRPIMRNRSFDRRDRWKREPSHSPILILRKRRSTSRTRRSASKTPPRLTELDKDQLLEIAKANAAAMCAKAGVPIPESLRPKAILQLPLPNPAPTPLNLPLPLPLPLNMPGMGIPNMNMPNMNMPNMNMSNMAMSAAMASMKAATMTAALTNMAQMSNMPQMAPLPTITNKPPPSQAPQTTLPPLNLDHIEEVKRKVTQQANIYSIKELTEKCKMIAASKEEMAVAKPHVSDDEDEDRKPCGKSFLS, from the exons ATGGAGTGTGCGATGGACACTCGGCAAG AGTTTCACCAGCAACTGGAAACCCATGCCCAGACATACTCCGAAACTTTGGCGGCTa GTGGGGACGAGGCAGCAGAGAGTGAACACACTCTAGAGGAAACGTCTGCAAAAGAAGGAAGTGAGATGCCgcacaagaagaacaagaagcaCAAAAAACACAAgggcaaaaagaagaagaagaaacgcGGCAAGGGAGAGCGGGAGACCAGCTCAGAGTCGGTCCCAGAATCCGACGTAGAGAAGCCACCAGTCAGAACCAGAGCAGG CTTGAGGAGTGCTGGCCTAGTGGTTTCTGATGCAGGAGCAGATACAAAAGATGAGGCAACAAAGGGCTTGATCACAG CAGATAAACCTGAGGTATGTGATGCTAAAGCCAGAAAACACAAAAGACATGTTggaaaaaagaagaaaaagaggaggagaaaaggggAAGAGAAGCAGGAGAAGAACTCACCTTTACACTCCCCATCAGAGAGCGAATCTATGTCAGGGACAGATTCTGAGTCTGAGGAGAAGCCAGCTGGCACGGTTGTGCAAGCAGTTCCCATCCTGTCTAAAGCCAAACAAGAGGAAAGGGTGTCCTCCCTACGCCTAACTCTCGGCCAAAAAGAGGGATCTCTGAAAATGTGTCAAACCTCAGATGAGCACTCTGCGGATGCACGAGGAAAGACAGAAGAGAAGGCGCCCCCTgctgacagggaggaacagacagTCTCCGTCATAAAGGCAGAAGATTCACGGAGCGACAGGTGCTTCAGTCACACCCAGGAGCTTCCAGACATCATCCCCAAGCAAGGcggccagagagaggagacaaacgCAGGGCAGAGGTCAAAGGTGAATAACCATGCTCCGTCACGGTCAAGGTCACAGTCACTGACGGACACTAAAAGAGCCAGATCGAGTCTTAGTCATTCGACAAGCTCCAAGCGGTCCAGATCAAGCCGCAGTCGTTCACAAAGCCCCAAGCGATTGTCTGGTCTGCCTGTGTCTAGCAGGGGCAGGTCTCGATCCTTCTCAAAGAGCATGACTCCCAAGAGGAAGCAGTCTAAGTCCCTTAAAAGGACAGGATCTAAGTCCCTTTCTATGTCCCCTAGGAGAGGACT CaagtctcctctgtcccctagaAGAGGAAGCAAGTCACCTTTGTCCCCCAGGAGAGGACGCAAGTCCCCCAGGAGAGGACGTAAGTCCCCTTCTCTGTCCCCCAGGAGAGGACGTAAGTCCCCTTCTCTGTCCCCCAGGAGAGGACGTAAGTCCCCTTCTCTGTCCCCCAGGAGAGGACGCAAGTCCCCTTCTCTGTCCCCCAGGAGAGGACGCAAGTCCCCTTCTCTGTCCCCCAGGAGAGGACGCAAGTCCCCTTCTCTGTCCCCCAGGAGAGGACGCAAGTCCCCTTCTCTGTCCCCCAGGAGAGGACGCAAGTCCCCTTCTCTGTCCCCCAGGAGAGGACGCAAGTCCCCTTCTCTGTCCCCCAGGAGAGGACGCAAGTCCCCTTCTCTGTCCCCCAGGAGAGGACGCAAGTCCCCTTCTCTGTCCCCCAGGAGAGGACGCAAGTCCCCTTCTCTGTCCCCCAGGAGAGGACGCAAGTCCCCTTCTCTGTCCCCCAGGAGAGGACGCAAGTCCCCTTCTCTGTCCCCCAGGAGAAGGCGCAAGTCCCCTTCTCTGTCCCCCAGGAGAAGGCGCAAGTCGTCTCCTTTGTCCCCCAGGAGGGGACGCAAGTCGTCTCCTTTGTCCCCCAGGTGGGGACGCAAGTCTTCTCCTTTGTCCCCTAGGAGGGGCCGCAAACTGTCTCCGTCTCCAAGACGAGGGCGGCGGTCTGAGTCCAGGCCTCGTGGTCGTGTCAGGAGGTCGAGGATCAGGACCCCTCCCCCTCGTCGTGGTAGACCCTCGAGGTCCCGCTCGCCTGTGAGGCTGACTCGCCGCTCACGCTCCAAATCTAGACGGCTCCGTCATTCCCGGTCCCGGAGAAGAGGTCGGCGCTCCAAGAGCAGCTCCCCGTCTCACAGGAAGAGGTCCCCCCCCAGGACACGACGGTCCCGGTCTCCAGTCAGGAGAGGCAAGCGTACTCGCTCCCGCTCTGTCGTGATCCTGAAGAGGAACAGGAAAGGCTCACTGTCCAAATCCCCAACCGGCAAGAACACCAAGTCCCGCTCCAGGAGCTGCAGGAAATCCAGTTCACCAGTACAGAAAATACTTTCTAGATCACCAAAGCGGAGCAGGACAAAGTCCAGATCCCCAAGACGCAGTAAACCATCAAGATCACCATCGCCATGTAACAGGTCTCGTACTCCTAAATCCAAATCCCTGAAAAGAAACAAGTGTTCACTGTCAAAATCGCCCAAAAGAGACATATCGAAATCCAGGTCTGTCTTAAGCGACAGGCAATCTGAGAGCGTATCCCCAGAACGCTCAAGATCCAGGTCTGCTGCCAAAGACCTGAAATCGGTCAAACATACTGCAGACAAGACTGTGAATGATGAAGCACCTACCAAGCCTGTTGGGGAGGCTgtagcagcagctgcagcagggCCCTGGAAGCCCTTCCCTTGGGCTGCAGCCTCCAGTTCTATCATACAGGGCAAGCCAGTGGCTGGGCAGGCTGACGAGAGCAGCTCTGAGATTCCATCTGAAGACCATGACTCCGCAGCAGAATATCCAAAGGGAGCAAGAAGCCCAACAAGCTCCTCTGAAGAAGAGCCAGATGAGCATGCTATCTCCAGGTCTGTTTCACCAGAGACCGTTTGTGCTGATCGTCGCTACAGGGCATCATCTTCTAAATCCTCCATCAAGAAGGCATCATCCTTGAAACAACGTCAGTCCTCAAAATCAGCATCTCCTGCCAGGAAGTCCCACTCACCTGCCGGCAGAAAGACGTCCACCTCTCCCTCACGGAGGTGCTCCCGGTCCAagtctacctctccctctcagtCCAAATCTGCCTCTAGAAGGAGGTGTTCCAAGTCCCCATCCAGGAAAAGGAAGTCTGTCTCCCCGCCTGCCAGACGGAAGAAGAGGTCCAAGTCCAGAAGTCCTGTCCGGCGCAGGAGATCACGCTCTAAGTCACCAGCACGGCGCAGGAAATCGCGTTCCAAGTCCAGGGCCAAGCACTCAAAGTCCCGCTCCCCGGCCAGAAGGAAGAGGTCCAAATCCACAGACAGGAGCAAACGCCTCAAGTCTCGCTCTCCAGGCCGGAGGAGAAGGTCCGGGTCGCGACGGCGCCGACCCATCATGCGAAATCGCTCGTTTGACCGCCGCGACCGATGGAAACGGGAACCAAGCCATTCACCCATCCTCATCCTCCGCAAGCGCCGGTCCACATCTCGAACCCGCCGCAGTGCCAGCAAGACCCCTCCTCGTCTCACTGAGCTGG ACAAAGACCAGCTCCTGGAGATAGCGAAGGCCAATGCAGCAGCCATGTGTGCTAAAGCAGGTGTGCCCATTCCAGAGAGTCTGAGACCCAAGGCCATCCTCCAGCTTCCCCTGCCCAACCCagccccaacccctctgaatctgcCTCTTCCCCTGCCCTTGCCTCTCAACATGCCCGGCATGGGAATTCCCAACATGAACATGCCCAACATGAACATGCCCAACATGAACATGTCCAATATGGCCATGAGTGCTGCCATGGCCAGTATGAAAGCTGCCACCATGACTGCAGCCCTCACCAACATGGCCCAGATGTCAAACATGCCCCAGATGGCTCCCCTCCCCACCATCACCAACAAGCCCCCTCCTAGCCAGGCTCCCCAAACAACCCTCCCCCCCCTCAACCTGGACCACATAGAGGAGGTGAAGAGGAAGGTGACTCAGCAGGCCAACATCTACAGCATCAAGGAGCTCACTGAG AAATGTAAGATGATAGCGGCAAGTAAAGAGGAGATGGCCGTAGCGAAGCCGCACGTGTCTGATGACGAGGATGAGGACAGGAAGCCCTGTGGCAAAAGCTTCTTAAGT TAA